A stretch of Deltaproteobacteria bacterium DNA encodes these proteins:
- the lipA gene encoding lipoyl synthase: MTLKKQQENRKGKPSWLSRNLPSGAGYETMRAILKKNRLNTVCREARCPNIWECYARRTATFLILGNICTRNCRFCAVRHGIPGAVDRGEPRRLAETVAEVGLDYVVITSVTRDDLSDGGAGVFADTIEAIRQCCPGVCIEVLIPDFQGSEEALRRVVDAAPQVINHNIETVSRLYDTVRPRADYHRSLKLLESTKKMDASMVTKSGMMVGLGEGDEEIRRTFEDLAAAGCDVLTVGQYLQPAGSCLPVERFVHPTEFDDLRRHAEGLGFPAVAGGPFVRSSYRARELYEQAKETTGSTDK, translated from the coding sequence ATGACCCTGAAAAAGCAGCAGGAGAACCGGAAAGGAAAGCCTTCTTGGCTTTCGCGGAATCTTCCATCAGGCGCCGGTTATGAAACAATGCGGGCCATCCTGAAAAAGAACCGTCTGAACACGGTCTGCCGTGAAGCACGGTGTCCGAATATCTGGGAATGTTACGCACGCAGGACGGCCACCTTCCTGATACTGGGAAACATCTGCACCAGAAACTGCCGATTCTGCGCCGTCAGACACGGCATCCCCGGTGCGGTGGATCGCGGGGAACCGCGCCGTCTGGCCGAGACGGTCGCCGAGGTCGGCCTTGATTACGTGGTCATCACTTCCGTGACGCGGGACGACCTTTCCGACGGCGGCGCCGGGGTCTTTGCCGACACTATTGAGGCGATCCGGCAATGCTGTCCCGGTGTCTGCATCGAAGTGCTCATCCCCGATTTCCAGGGCAGCGAAGAGGCCCTTCGCCGCGTCGTTGATGCCGCACCCCAGGTTATCAATCACAATATCGAAACGGTGAGCAGGCTCTATGATACCGTCCGGCCCCGCGCCGACTATCACCGCTCACTGAAGCTCCTGGAGTCAACAAAAAAAATGGATGCCTCCATGGTAACGAAGTCGGGCATGATGGTCGGCCTCGGCGAAGGGGACGAAGAGATCCGGCGTACCTTTGAAGACCTGGCGGCCGCGGGCTGCGATGTCCTGACGGTCGGCCAGTATCTCCAACCGGCCGGATCCTGCCTGCCCGTGGAGCGTTTTGTCCATCCCACCGAATTCGACGACCTGCGCCGCCATGCTGAAGGTCTGGGGTTCCCGGCCGTCGCCGGCGGACCGTTCGTCAGGAGTTCCTACCGGGCGCGGGAGTTGTACGAGCAGGCGAAAGAAACCACAGGTTCCACGGACAAATAA
- a CDS encoding VWA domain-containing protein, whose protein sequence is MVNLILKFVSSCRAADLRVSTAEVLDCLNQLELIDTIDEVQFRTVLRTNFVKSRRDQAKFDRLYHLFFHEMGKDSGLSEDDPFAGLIRDTMEILYQRANGDMLYRSLLDFLSGDPLAYLTALRHMRNMDHDAPQNVRFNLGPLAGRLEILMQINAVRAKVIQFLDDRYASTAGIERHNAVDFFNRHLDSAYSLLMHEPRPLYDDLQNIRSYEQHLKYLGERPFSALTQQEVEEVRDVVDRLVRKLKDIVSRRYAARSRGVLDIKKTLRKAMRYQGTPVELAFKKRPPRRGKIVTLCDVSSSVWSAARFMLNILYSLQECFTKVNSFIFVSGLAEVTDIFENHEINSAIEKVLHETDIEYYAPTDYGETFRHFKRDYLDILNKKTTLIIIGDARTNYFHPEDRILSEMREKSRRVIWLNPEPESEWNSGDSEMFAYKPYCHELRPCRNLNQLIEFVEELIL, encoded by the coding sequence ATGGTTAACCTTATATTGAAATTTGTGTCGAGCTGCCGCGCCGCCGACCTTCGCGTGTCGACGGCGGAGGTGCTGGACTGCCTGAACCAGCTCGAGCTGATCGACACCATCGACGAGGTCCAGTTCAGAACCGTCCTGCGAACAAACTTCGTCAAGAGCCGCCGCGACCAGGCGAAATTCGACCGTCTCTACCATCTCTTCTTTCATGAAATGGGCAAAGACAGCGGTCTGTCCGAGGACGACCCCTTTGCCGGGCTTATCAGGGACACCATGGAAATTCTTTACCAGCGGGCGAACGGAGATATGCTCTACCGGTCGCTTCTGGATTTTCTCTCGGGAGACCCCCTGGCGTACCTGACCGCACTCCGACATATGCGGAACATGGACCATGACGCGCCACAGAACGTCAGATTCAACCTGGGGCCACTCGCCGGCCGCCTCGAAATTCTCATGCAGATCAATGCCGTCCGCGCCAAGGTGATCCAGTTTCTCGATGACCGGTACGCTTCCACGGCGGGGATCGAGCGACACAACGCGGTCGACTTCTTCAACAGACACCTCGACAGCGCCTACTCGCTCCTCATGCATGAACCGCGCCCCCTCTATGATGACCTGCAGAACATCAGAAGTTACGAGCAGCATCTCAAGTACCTGGGCGAACGTCCCTTTTCCGCCCTGACCCAACAGGAGGTCGAGGAGGTCCGGGACGTGGTGGACCGGCTCGTCAGAAAGCTCAAGGATATCGTAAGCCGCCGCTACGCGGCCAGGAGCCGAGGTGTCCTTGATATCAAAAAGACCCTCCGCAAGGCGATGCGCTACCAGGGAACACCGGTGGAACTGGCCTTCAAGAAACGTCCGCCCCGCAGGGGAAAGATAGTTACCCTCTGTGACGTTTCCAGTTCCGTGTGGTCGGCGGCCCGTTTCATGCTCAACATCCTCTATTCCCTCCAGGAATGCTTCACCAAGGTGAACAGTTTCATCTTCGTCTCCGGTCTCGCCGAGGTAACGGACATCTTCGAAAATCACGAGATCAACAGTGCCATTGAAAAGGTGCTTCACGAAACCGACATTGAATACTACGCTCCAACGGACTACGGCGAAACATTCCGGCACTTCAAAAGAGATTACCTGGATATTCTGAACAAGAAGACAACCCTCATTATCATCGGCGACGCGAGGACGAACTACTTCCATCCGGAGGACAGGATACTTTCGGAAATGCGCGAGAAGAGCCGCCGGGTCATATGGCTCAATCCGGAACCGGAAAGTGAGTGGAATTCCGGAGACAGTGAAATGTTCGCCTACAAACCTTACTGCCACGAACTCAGGCCGTGCCGGAACCTGAACCAGCTGATCGAATTCGTGGAAGAACTGATCCTGTGA
- a CDS encoding MoxR family ATPase, with translation MAFKSVEDVEKRLEQAGYISSREIATVVFLAGATGKPILVEGPAGVGKTELAKAVARGLEREMIRLQCYEGLDEAKALYEWEYAKQLLYTQMVKEKIQDVIAGAGTLSDAVDRIAKQEDAFFSERFIQPRPLLQAISSPAPVVLLIDEVDKSDPEFEAFLLELLSDFQVSIPELGTRRAMNIPFVVLTSNNYRDMSDALKRRCIHIYIEYPERELEMRVIRLKIPGIGERLVQQLVETVRKIRDLDLKKKPCISESLDWAQSLIALQVEDITPGVILETLNVICKYRADSQKVREHIDSITPRAGLNG, from the coding sequence ATGGCATTCAAATCCGTTGAAGATGTTGAAAAAAGACTTGAACAGGCGGGATACATTTCCTCACGGGAGATCGCCACCGTCGTGTTTCTCGCGGGAGCCACGGGGAAGCCCATTCTGGTGGAGGGACCCGCGGGAGTGGGGAAAACGGAGCTTGCCAAGGCGGTGGCACGGGGCCTTGAACGGGAGATGATCCGGCTCCAGTGTTACGAAGGCCTTGACGAAGCAAAGGCGCTGTACGAATGGGAATACGCGAAACAGCTTCTCTACACGCAGATGGTAAAGGAGAAAATACAGGACGTCATCGCCGGCGCCGGAACGCTGTCTGATGCCGTTGACCGCATCGCGAAACAGGAAGACGCCTTTTTTTCCGAGCGGTTCATCCAGCCCCGCCCCCTTCTCCAGGCGATCAGTTCACCGGCACCGGTGGTTCTCCTGATAGACGAAGTGGACAAGTCCGACCCGGAATTCGAGGCGTTTCTCCTGGAACTTCTGAGCGACTTTCAGGTTTCCATCCCGGAACTGGGGACCCGGCGGGCGATGAACATTCCCTTTGTGGTGCTCACGTCGAATAATTATCGTGACATGAGCGATGCCCTGAAACGGCGGTGCATTCACATCTACATCGAATATCCGGAACGGGAGCTTGAAATGCGGGTTATCAGGCTCAAGATCCCCGGCATCGGGGAGCGGCTGGTACAGCAACTCGTCGAAACCGTTCGAAAGATACGGGACCTGGACCTGAAGAAAAAACCCTGCATATCGGAAAGCCTTGACTGGGCCCAATCGCTTATCGCCCTTCAGGTGGAGGACATAACGCCCGGTGTTATCCTGGAAACCCTGAACGTGATCTGCAAATATCGGGCGGACTCACAAAAGGTCCGGGAACATATCGATTCAATAACCCCCCGGGCGGGATTGAATGGTTAA
- a CDS encoding YitT family protein, with product MKNNPLPLKENCEKMITPLKDLTVNAALIAMGCIVFMIGLTGVLVPQGFLTGGLTGLSLIAHYQYPFLGIGFVYLCLNLPLVYLGWKHVSRRFMLYSLFGMGFFSWSATFVHYSLPPVRDPMLAALLAGVICGAGAGLILRSAGSAGGLDILAVYMNKKFGFRIGAIIFFFNAAVLLTGVFFYNLEIALYSLVYLFTSGKITDAVLTGFNKRKSILVVSNRAEEIAHRILESKGRGVTFLKGEGAFTRTDKKIIFTITSLMELPKMKELILAEDPEAFIVVNDTLEVLGTRHGMGRVY from the coding sequence ATGAAAAACAATCCCCTTCCGCTTAAAGAAAATTGTGAAAAAATGATCACTCCCCTGAAGGACCTCACTGTCAACGCGGCGTTGATCGCCATGGGCTGTATCGTTTTCATGATCGGGCTGACGGGCGTCCTCGTCCCCCAGGGATTCCTCACCGGCGGATTGACGGGACTTTCCCTCATTGCTCATTACCAGTACCCCTTTCTGGGGATCGGCTTCGTCTACCTGTGCCTGAACCTCCCTCTGGTCTATCTCGGATGGAAACACGTCAGCAGGCGTTTCATGCTTTACTCTCTGTTTGGGATGGGGTTTTTTTCCTGGTCCGCCACGTTCGTACACTATTCCCTTCCCCCGGTTCGCGATCCCATGCTTGCGGCACTGCTCGCGGGGGTCATCTGCGGGGCCGGCGCGGGGCTCATCCTGCGCTCGGCGGGATCCGCCGGCGGTCTTGATATCCTCGCCGTTTACATGAACAAGAAGTTCGGTTTCAGGATCGGGGCCATCATATTTTTCTTTAATGCGGCGGTGCTTCTGACCGGTGTGTTCTTCTACAACCTGGAAATCGCTCTCTATTCACTGGTCTATCTCTTCACCAGCGGCAAGATCACCGATGCCGTACTGACCGGATTCAACAAGAGAAAATCGATCCTCGTCGTATCCAACCGGGCGGAAGAGATCGCCCACCGCATCCTGGAGAGCAAGGGACGGGGGGTGACCTTTCTGAAAGGGGAAGGCGCCTTCACAAGAACTGACAAAAAGATAATTTTCACCATCACCAGCCTCATGGAGCTTCCCAAGATGAAGGAGCTCATCCTCGCTGAAGACCCCGAGGCGTTCATCGTGGTCAACGACACCCTGGAAGTACTCGGTACCCGCCATGGAATGGGCAGAGTGTATTGA
- the rsmI gene encoding 16S rRNA (cytidine(1402)-2'-O)-methyltransferase: protein MKRGTLYIVATPIGNLEDITLRALRILREVDGIAAEDTRRTRKLLNFYGITTPLESLYDEVEARKSPLIVSKLLEGRNIAYVSDAGTPGISDPGYLLIKNALENDIDVVAVPGPVAAVAAICVSGLPMDNFIFCGFPPSKKGKRNQFLESLKKEERTLIFYESPRRITAFLKECLDVFGDRPAALAREMTKIHEETLRGTISVLIGELRQRAEIKGEITLVIAGEKRIEPGIPPKGIESMVRRLGADPGLSTRDIVSAVSKELKVPRKDIYRKVLEILNKR from the coding sequence ATGAAAAGAGGGACACTTTACATCGTCGCCACGCCGATCGGGAACCTCGAGGATATCACCCTGCGGGCCCTTCGTATCCTCCGTGAAGTCGATGGTATCGCCGCCGAGGACACGAGAAGGACAAGAAAACTTCTCAATTTCTATGGCATTACGACCCCGCTGGAAAGTCTCTATGATGAAGTGGAAGCACGGAAAAGTCCGCTCATCGTTTCGAAGCTGCTGGAGGGGCGGAATATCGCCTATGTGTCCGATGCCGGGACCCCGGGAATATCCGATCCGGGATACCTGCTCATAAAAAACGCCCTTGAAAACGATATCGACGTCGTTGCCGTTCCGGGCCCTGTCGCGGCCGTGGCCGCCATTTGCGTATCCGGGCTCCCCATGGACAATTTCATCTTTTGCGGCTTTCCGCCCTCGAAAAAGGGAAAGCGCAACCAGTTCCTGGAATCCCTCAAAAAAGAGGAGCGGACGCTCATTTTCTACGAATCTCCCCGCCGGATAACCGCCTTTCTGAAGGAATGCCTCGACGTGTTCGGTGACCGGCCCGCCGCCCTGGCGCGGGAAATGACGAAGATCCATGAAGAAACCCTGCGGGGAACCATTTCGGTGCTGATCGGGGAACTCCGCCAGCGGGCGGAGATAAAAGGCGAGATAACCCTTGTCATCGCCGGAGAAAAGAGGATCGAGCCGGGGATCCCGCCGAAAGGCATCGAGAGCATGGTCCGGCGACTGGGTGCGGATCCCGGTCTTTCGACGCGGGACATCGTATCGGCCGTTTCGAAGGAATTGAAGGTCCCGCGCAAGGATATCTACCGAAAGGTACTCGAAATCCTCAATAAGCGGTGA
- a CDS encoding YraN family protein — translation MTGPITGGKRGEDTAVRYLLDRGYTIVEKNYRCRMGEIDIVALDGGILVFVEVKSRTSLKFGPPEAAVDERKQKKLSKVALHFLKERKSMDSKARFDVVAILFSPEGHQVDHFMNAFDLVE, via the coding sequence GTGACCGGTCCCATCACAGGGGGAAAAAGAGGGGAAGACACGGCCGTCCGGTATCTGCTGGACAGGGGCTATACCATCGTTGAAAAGAACTACCGGTGCCGCATGGGCGAGATCGATATCGTCGCCCTGGACGGAGGAATCCTCGTCTTTGTGGAAGTGAAAAGCCGGACGTCCCTGAAGTTCGGACCGCCCGAAGCGGCCGTCGACGAACGAAAACAGAAAAAATTATCGAAGGTCGCCCTTCACTTCCTGAAAGAACGGAAAAGCATGGACAGCAAAGCCCGGTTCGATGTGGTCGCCATCCTTTTTTCGCCGGAGGGTCACCAGGTGGACCACTTCATGAACGCTTTTGATCTGGTGGAATAA
- a CDS encoding ribonuclease HII produces MDSFERKARRLGYRFIAGIDEAGRGPLAGPVVAAAVIFPPGYRNEEIGDSKKLTPLKRERLYSRILHDARAVGIGTAEHDVIDRVNILQATLLAMEQAVASLSVVPDYLLIDGLNTLTLPIPQEAIIRGDSRSLSVAAASIIAKVSRDRIMDDYHDRYPQYNFRKNKGYPTKEHREAIATCGRCDIHRNSFRIRGEL; encoded by the coding sequence ATGGACAGCTTCGAGCGAAAGGCCCGCCGGCTCGGCTACCGGTTCATCGCCGGGATCGACGAGGCAGGCAGGGGGCCCCTGGCGGGTCCTGTTGTGGCCGCCGCTGTCATCTTCCCCCCGGGATACCGGAACGAAGAGATCGGCGACTCGAAGAAACTGACACCCCTGAAACGCGAACGTCTCTATTCCCGCATCCTTCATGACGCCCGTGCCGTCGGCATCGGAACAGCCGAACACGATGTCATAGACAGAGTAAACATCCTCCAGGCGACCCTGCTGGCCATGGAACAGGCCGTCGCCTCCCTTTCCGTCGTTCCCGACTACCTTCTCATAGACGGTCTGAACACGCTGACCCTGCCGATACCGCAGGAAGCGATCATCCGGGGCGATTCACGGTCCCTCTCGGTGGCCGCAGCATCGATCATCGCCAAGGTTTCCCGTGACCGTATCATGGATGATTATCATGACCGGTACCCCCAGTATAATTTCAGGAAAAACAAGGGATACCCGACGAAGGAACACCGTGAGGCGATCGCGACCTGCGGCCGCTGTGACATACACAGAAACTCCTTCCGCATCAGGGGGGAGCTGTGA
- the rplS gene encoding 50S ribosomal protein L19, which translates to MNALDMLEKEQMRVDIPAFRSGDTVKVHVKIVEGQKERIQVFQGTVIRKKRGQNRATFTVRKISSGIGVERTFPLHSPIIDRIEVVTRGRVRRSRLYYLRGLRGKKARIKELGRR; encoded by the coding sequence ATGAATGCTCTTGACATGCTCGAAAAAGAACAGATGCGCGTGGACATTCCCGCTTTCCGGTCGGGAGACACCGTAAAGGTCCACGTAAAAATAGTCGAGGGACAGAAGGAACGAATCCAGGTCTTTCAGGGAACGGTTATCAGGAAAAAACGCGGCCAGAACCGTGCGACCTTCACGGTGAGAAAAATATCATCGGGGATCGGCGTGGAGCGAACTTTTCCTCTTCACTCACCCATCATCGACAGGATAGAAGTGGTGACACGGGGACGGGTCCGTCGGTCACGGCTGTACTACCTGAGAGGACTGAGAGGCAAGAAGGCTCGCATCAAGGAACTGGGTCGCCGGTAA
- a CDS encoding RNA methyltransferase, translated as MNTDRLYLALLHFPVLNKRGDIVTTSVTNMDIHDISRAVRTYGIERFYIVTPILKQHDYVNRIIHHWQEGYGVTYNPSRGEAFQRVTVKCTLEDVVADIEQGAGRGVQTVATSAEPRLKTTSFKELKRIMARGRDAYLLVFGTGWGSATEVIDGADYLLEPIMGLTDYNHLSVRSAVAIVLDRLLGKR; from the coding sequence ATGAACACGGACCGTCTGTATCTCGCTCTTTTACACTTCCCCGTTCTCAACAAACGGGGAGACATCGTCACCACGTCGGTGACGAACATGGACATCCACGATATTTCCAGGGCTGTCAGGACCTACGGTATCGAGCGGTTCTATATCGTCACACCGATCCTGAAACAGCATGATTACGTGAACAGGATCATCCACCACTGGCAGGAAGGGTACGGGGTCACCTATAACCCCTCCCGCGGTGAAGCGTTTCAGCGTGTCACGGTGAAATGTACCCTGGAAGACGTGGTTGCCGACATCGAACAGGGGGCGGGACGCGGCGTTCAAACGGTCGCGACCAGCGCCGAACCCCGTTTGAAAACGACATCTTTCAAGGAACTGAAAAGGATCATGGCCCGTGGACGTGACGCCTATCTCCTGGTCTTTGGAACGGGCTGGGGATCTGCCACGGAGGTGATAGACGGTGCCGATTATCTCCTGGAACCGATCATGGGACTGACCGATTATAATCATCTTTCGGTCCGTTCAGCCGTCGCTATTGTTCTTGACAGATTGCTGGGGAAACGGTAG
- the trmD gene encoding tRNA (guanosine(37)-N1)-methyltransferase TrmD: protein MRFDILTLFPEIFESTLNHGLLKKALDKGIVAVNLYNIRDHAFDRHRVTDDTPFGGGGGMVMKVEPIARAIEAAAPDRGKALVILLSPQGETFCQETAEELARHEQLVLVCGRYEGVDERVREHLIDREISAGDFVLSGGEFAALVVVDAVSRLVPGFVGNTESVIYDSFSTGLLEGPQYTRPREFRGWEVPAVLLSGHQKNIDKWRRKEALRRTLARRPDLLASAGLSKEDREMLEELTGEPNREDGTS from the coding sequence ATACGGTTCGATATTTTAACGCTCTTTCCCGAGATATTTGAATCGACCCTCAACCACGGTCTTTTGAAGAAAGCTCTCGACAAAGGAATAGTGGCGGTCAACCTTTATAATATTCGAGATCACGCGTTCGACCGGCACCGGGTGACCGACGACACTCCCTTCGGCGGCGGCGGCGGAATGGTCATGAAGGTAGAGCCCATCGCCCGGGCGATCGAGGCAGCGGCACCTGACCGGGGAAAAGCCCTCGTCATTCTGCTGTCTCCCCAGGGGGAAACCTTCTGCCAGGAGACCGCGGAAGAACTGGCGCGGCACGAGCAGCTCGTACTTGTCTGCGGGCGGTATGAGGGCGTTGATGAGCGGGTCCGGGAGCACCTTATCGACCGGGAAATATCCGCCGGCGATTTCGTTCTTTCCGGGGGAGAATTTGCAGCGCTGGTGGTCGTCGACGCTGTTTCTCGGCTTGTCCCGGGTTTCGTGGGAAACACGGAATCGGTCATATATGATTCCTTTTCCACGGGTCTTCTCGAGGGTCCCCAGTACACGAGGCCGCGAGAGTTCAGGGGATGGGAGGTGCCCGCCGTCCTGCTCTCGGGTCACCAGAAAAATATCGACAAGTGGCGCCGGAAGGAGGCGCTCAGGCGGACCCTGGCAAGAAGGCCCGATCTGCTGGCATCGGCCGGCCTCTCGAAGGAAGACAGAGAAATGCTGGAGGAGCTGACCGGCGAGCCGAATCGGGAGGATGGAACATCCTGA
- the rimM gene encoding 16S rRNA processing protein RimM, with amino-acid sequence MTNLLEIGKIVKSIGLKGRVKVRSFLDSPDLLESLDEVFIGNRSDGATPFTVTSVTNRGRSFFLDLEGVSNIETSNVLIGLSVFMYSDRLGALPEGEYYWHQIIGLDVFTGEGQWLGHIENILPTGSNDVYLVSGGEREILLPALSDVVREIDLEKGRMTVTLIDGL; translated from the coding sequence GTGACAAACCTGCTCGAAATAGGGAAAATCGTCAAATCCATCGGGTTGAAGGGCAGAGTTAAAGTTCGCTCCTTTCTGGATTCTCCCGATCTGCTGGAATCCCTTGATGAAGTATTCATCGGAAACCGGAGCGATGGGGCAACTCCTTTCACGGTTACGTCCGTCACGAATCGGGGAAGGAGTTTTTTTCTCGACCTTGAAGGTGTTTCCAATATCGAAACATCAAATGTCCTGATAGGTTTATCGGTTTTCATGTACTCCGACAGATTGGGGGCCTTGCCGGAAGGAGAATATTACTGGCACCAGATAATCGGTCTCGATGTCTTTACCGGGGAAGGACAATGGCTCGGTCATATTGAAAATATCCTCCCCACGGGAAGTAACGATGTGTACCTGGTAAGTGGTGGAGAACGGGAGATCCTGCTGCCGGCGCTTTCCGACGTTGTCAGGGAAATCGACCTTGAAAAGGGACGAATGACCGTGACGCTGATCGACGGGTTATAA
- a CDS encoding KH domain-containing protein, producing the protein MKDLIKYIAQALVDYPEQVDCSEVIGEQTSVIELRVAKEDLGKVIGKQGKTAKAMRTILSAASSKLHKRAVLEIIE; encoded by the coding sequence ATGAAAGATTTGATCAAGTACATTGCTCAAGCTTTGGTGGATTATCCTGAGCAGGTTGACTGTTCCGAGGTTATCGGCGAACAGACTTCCGTTATCGAACTGAGAGTGGCGAAAGAAGACCTTGGTAAGGTTATCGGCAAACAGGGGAAAACAGCAAAAGCCATGAGGACGATCCTGAGCGCCGCATCCTCCAAACTTCACAAGAGGGCGGTTCTTGAAATAATTGAATAG
- the rpsP gene encoding 30S ribosomal protein S16 produces MAVKIRLTRMGAKKKPYYRIVVADSEAPRDGRFIEIVGNYDPLQDPPEINVKEDRIAEWLSKGAKPTATVSDLLRKKGLMTEERKAEAG; encoded by the coding sequence ATGGCAGTTAAAATCAGATTGACGCGAATGGGCGCAAAGAAAAAACCATATTACAGGATCGTGGTGGCCGACAGTGAGGCGCCGCGGGACGGCCGGTTCATTGAGATCGTCGGAAACTACGATCCCCTTCAGGATCCGCCGGAAATAAACGTCAAAGAGGACCGTATAGCAGAATGGTTGTCAAAGGGGGCGAAACCCACAGCGACCGTTTCGGATCTGCTGAGAAAAAAAGGGCTCATGACGGAGGAAAGGAAGGCTGAGGCAGGATAA
- the ffh gene encoding signal recognition particle protein yields the protein MFENLTEKLDSVFKNLKSRGILDEENVRLALKDIRIALLEADVNFKVVKEFIEDVRQRAVGQEVLESITPGQQIVKIVHERLVDLMGTDSSLLRLSGRFPAPVMLVGLQGCGKTTTAAKLARHLMRQGHRVSLVSADIYRPAAIEQLKVLGERVKAGFYDSRNQEDPVKICLNALEDADSRGFDTLLIDTAGRLHIDEALMDELKRIREAVKPTEIIFVADAMTGQDAVNVASTFDELLGISGVILTKMDGDARGGAALSLKKVTDRPIKFIGTGEKIDALEVFHPERMASRILGMGDILSLVEKAQMTIDEKAARDLEKKLRKDSFTLDDLKNQLMQIRKMGPLQDILGMIPGFGKIKALKNAAPDEKELVRTMAIIDSMTAKERMNYQIIDGQRRKRIARGSGTTVQDVNRLLKNYVEMRKMMKKLTKGGMKSLRRGNFPFN from the coding sequence ATGTTTGAGAACCTGACCGAGAAACTCGACTCCGTTTTCAAGAACCTCAAAAGCAGGGGTATTCTGGATGAGGAGAATGTCCGTCTGGCCCTGAAGGACATCAGGATCGCCCTGCTCGAAGCGGACGTCAATTTCAAGGTCGTCAAGGAATTCATCGAAGATGTGCGACAACGGGCCGTGGGACAGGAAGTTCTCGAGAGCATCACCCCCGGCCAGCAGATCGTCAAGATAGTCCATGAACGCCTGGTGGACCTGATGGGAACCGACAGCAGCCTTCTTCGGCTGTCCGGCCGGTTCCCGGCGCCTGTCATGCTCGTCGGACTTCAAGGGTGCGGGAAAACAACGACGGCGGCAAAGCTGGCACGTCATCTGATGCGCCAGGGACACCGGGTTTCCCTTGTTTCCGCGGACATATACCGGCCCGCGGCCATCGAACAGCTCAAGGTCCTGGGCGAACGCGTCAAGGCGGGATTCTACGATTCTCGAAATCAGGAAGACCCCGTGAAAATATGCCTGAACGCCCTTGAAGATGCCGATTCCAGAGGATTTGACACCCTTCTCATCGATACAGCCGGTCGCCTGCATATAGACGAAGCCCTCATGGATGAGCTGAAACGGATCAGGGAGGCGGTCAAACCCACGGAGATCATCTTCGTCGCCGACGCGATGACCGGCCAGGATGCCGTCAATGTTGCATCGACCTTTGACGAGTTGCTTGGCATCAGTGGGGTGATCCTCACCAAAATGGACGGCGATGCCCGCGGCGGGGCGGCGCTGTCCCTGAAAAAGGTGACCGACCGGCCGATAAAGTTCATCGGTACGGGGGAAAAGATAGACGCACTGGAAGTATTTCACCCCGAGCGCATGGCCTCAAGAATTCTGGGCATGGGTGACATTCTCTCGCTGGTCGAGAAAGCCCAGATGACCATCGATGAAAAAGCGGCGCGGGATCTGGAAAAAAAGCTCAGAAAGGATTCGTTCACCCTCGACGACCTGAAAAATCAGCTCATGCAGATACGGAAAATGGGGCCCCTCCAGGATATTCTCGGAATGATACCCGGTTTCGGTAAGATCAAGGCCCTCAAGAACGCCGCGCCCGATGAGAAAGAACTTGTCAGGACCATGGCGATCATCGATTCCATGACGGCGAAGGAGCGCATGAACTACCAGATCATAGACGGCCAGCGGCGAAAAAGGATAGCCCGAGGAAGCGGTACCACGGTGCAAGACGTGAATCGGCTGCTCAAGAACTATGTCGAGATGAGGAAAATGATGAAAAAATTGACGAAGGGTGGCATGAAATCCCTTCGACGTGGCAATTTTCCCTTTAATTAA